The Oncorhynchus keta strain PuntledgeMale-10-30-2019 chromosome 28, Oket_V2, whole genome shotgun sequence DNA segment AGGGCAGCAGGCAGCACTGAGTGGCCATGCTCCTGGAGGAGGCAGAACCAGGGGTGGATGTGGTTGTGGGGATCAGGGGCAGGAGCCTTAGCTGGGTGTAGAGGTGAGATTGTTCATCGAGTAGTCTGTGCATCTTCTATGGAACCGAACAACATCACAATTCACTATCAGTTCTCAGACATTTGTTTTTATGCCCATTTATGCTGTCGTGGCTTTGAAATGCTTATTCCTTTGGATATTGATCCCGATCTCTAGTTTCTATCAAATGTAGTACACAATAACACATTTTTACGAACTGCTGTAATAGAAGGAAAGTGTAAAGGGAGATATAGTTCTGAGTCAAAGTAGAAAACCGTAGCCAATGTTTTCATTTCTCATCAATATAATCCACAGTCAGGGGTGTGTCTGTAACCTACCATTTTGAAGCTGTCGTCATAGCGATGAACCAGGTCGGTGAGCTGCAGTTCCAACTCTCCAGCTTCCCGTTTCACAGCTTTCCTCAGCTCCAAGACGTCTCGCACTTCTTCTCTGAGACAGGACAGGGGTAGGGACACAGAGGACACAAAAAGGTGACACCATAGTATGTCAAATCGAAATCATAAGCCAACAAAACAGGGTTGAGTTCAGTCACATTTCAATTAAGTCATGACATGGAACTGACTCCAACCCTGCAGCATAAACATAACACTAAAAACATCCGTCTCAAACTGTCCTCGTTATACCCAAGCCTGCTCAATGCTCACTCTAAATGGGATGATATGGGTGAGGTGAAGTAGCCTAAAGCGTCcgctagagggggtattaactaCCTGTCAGTGTCAGAGAGTGAGCTGTACACCGAGGCCTGGTCTTCTGACAGCTGTTCCTCGATGTCTGTCAGGACGCAGCGGAACTTCCTCATACAGTGCATCATCCCCTCCAGCTCATCCAGTGAATACTGCACAGAGGATTATACAGAAAAATATCATGAGAGGATAGAGACAACACAACGTCAGGAATACTGTACAGTGAATCAGCGCACAAGGGAGGAAAGGTCTGTTTTTGCCTATTAGCGAAATTGCAGTGGCAGTGGTTAGCTCGAAGAGGTTGACTATTAAGCCAATCAGAACAACCAAATGGGCTCAATACAAATATGAAGGCCATAGTGTAGATGTTCTGTTCTCAGAAGTATCAAATTCAGCTGTTTACGGTAGCCTACTCAACACATCATTTCCATCAGAGCACAATGGTGGTCATCCTCATAAAACCGGCATTacgtgagagacagaaaggggtCTACTAAAGACTCAAGTAGCAACCCCAATCCTATTGACCATTCTTGGTGAATAGGACCTTTCATATAGTGTTCTTTTATTAGAAGTGAGCTGTGCTTGAGGCCACTAAagagccagagcgagagagagtggtgaacttcctcctctactgctgctcaTCACGCAAAACAGGCATTCACATGCAAATGACCACTGCTGCATATGAAACCAAACCACCATCTTTAGAAGGGCCAATAAAGATTCTAACATGCAAAGAGGATTTGTTCATCGTGTCAACAGGAAAAACACATGTGATGTGCCTCAATGCCTCCTTATCTAATATTCTATAAATATACAGATAAGGAATTAAATAACTATTTTAATGATCGGATGTAGCCATAGAAAAGGGCACTTGTTGCAGACATTTTGATGAGTGAGGCTGCATTATCATTTAGTCTTTTTTTTTTCAGATATCATCCTGTGTGAATCAATTTAGGGTTTGACAAGAGCGCGTAACTGAATTGTGTGTGTTACTTACAGGGAAAGCTGAAACGGAGGACGGTTTGTGGCAATTGTTCTGAGAACAGCAGCGACAGCGGTTATcacaggagcagcagcaggaaAGCCCAGAGAACAGGGCTCGTTCCCACCGTCTATCCTCATCCCCCACTTCTTCCCCCACTTCCTCCTGCCACAGCCCAGTGTCCAAGGAGGTGGACTTCATCTGGAAACTTCCGGATCTTCGTGAACCGTCGCGAGACAGCCACCGATTGGACGAGGacatggagggggaggggcagggggACGGGAGGGATATCGTCTCAGGTGTCATGTCTGCCTTTCCCATGGCAACCGCAGTGTTTCTGTGTTCTGCAAAGTGGGAGACATCAGCGTCTGACCACGCCTTCCGGGAGAAGGAGTTCCGCCTCTGCCGGATCATCAGGTCAGTCAGGGGGAGGGGCTCGAAGGAAGGGCCGAGCGGGGAGGGGGTGTGGGGGACAGCACCTCTCCGGAGGGCAGAGTGGGAGACAGATGGCAGGGAGGAGGGCATCTGGACAGACACAGATCGGCCTGACCTGAAAGCACCACTGTGGGGGACGAGTGGGGTTGGGGCTTGAGATGGCGCTACGGTTAAGGAATGGGCTGATGGTGAGTTTGGAATTGAGGATAGGATTGGTGTTGTGGTTAGGGCTGATAGAGAATGGTTTGGGATTGGGGAATGGGATTGTGTTGGAGATGAGTTGGATGCTGCCAGAAAAGCTGAGGCTGGAGGTTGGTGTGGGCATGAGGCTGGGGACGGAGATGGTGGTGGGGAAGAGGCTGGGGATGGAAGTGACACTTGCTCCGAAGGTGAGGTTAAAGCTGGGCCTGGAGGTAGGTCTGTTGATGGGTTTGTTGGTTGATTTAGTGGTGGGACAGGCTCTTGGACAACCAAGCTTGAGGATGCCTCTGAAATCTCAGAGCCACCTGTTTCCCAGTGCActggggggggagaggaggcagagagaagctCTGCTGTGgggagacaggaggcagagagaggttctgctggggggagaggggaggcagggcttAGCACTGCTGAGAGGTTAGGGTCAGATCCTAATAGAGGATCTTCAGAGGACCGGTCCTGACAAACAGATCCAGTCTCAGAGCCTTGATCCACCACCTCAGGAACAGCGACAGGACCCAACACTGGACCTTCCAAACCAGAACTAATCTCTACTTCCATCTTCATCTCTTTCTTCATCTGCACCAGAGCCACAGAGTCCATCAGAGAGCCTTCATGTGACCCATAACAATCGGTGTCCTGATCACCAACAGCCTCTGTTCCTGTCTGAACATTACCACTTTGTTCCGCTATggccttttcctctcctcctattgGATCAGCTTCCTCTGATTCCAGAGTAAAGTGTTCTGTTTCTCTATCTGTTTTCATGATAATAATAACGTGCCGTAACGGAGAGTCTGGCTTATGACAAGGTGCACAGCAGGCCGAAGAGAATCCATCTTCCTCAGTGACAGTGTTTTCCATTAGGCTTGGCCTGGCTCCAAACGCAGAGTTAGTCATCTCCAAGGcatcagagaggagggagtggggtgTGGGGGAATCCTGGTGTCTGGGTGTCTCCTCTGTAGGGCTTGTTGTCTCTGGTCTGTATAGAGGAGACTCGGGTCTTGGGTGGCAcgtggagagggaaggagggaaagggTCCAGGGAAGTGGATGGGGGGGACGAGGGGGGTGAAGCTCCTTTTACAGTGATCTGGCTGTCAGTGCTGCCTCCAGATATTCCCGACAAAGCCTTAAACAACAACCAAACACTGTCAGTTTAAATTAATGAATGACCTCTTAAATTGTGCACCATGAAATAGACAGAATATCAATTCAAtaatatattttaatattttGGGCTGGTGAAGTATATAAGTTAGTAGCAATAACTTAAAGTAAGTTTAAGTAAGTCAGTAGAACTAACTAAAAGTAACACGCCTAGATTGTTGCACTTCTAGAATGTTCTCCGTGTAACCTTCATGAGCTCGGGTCCAGGTGAGGGATGCTGGGTAATGGACGGGATGAAGGGCTCTTCCAGGAAACCACTGCTGTCAGACTGGCAGCTGTTAGTCCTcatcacacacactgctacagagagaagggaagagagagggaggggagagagggacagaaagaaagAGTTCATGGAAAATTACATCACTTTAATCATATCCTTCAATCAGACTCATCATCTGAAGTATAAAGGAGAACTATGACCCGGGGCAATAAACAGAACTTCACCTTTGCCTGGTGAATCAACTAAAAGGTATGACAATTTGCTTATTCAGTTAAATACTCACTGAATttcagaaaaacattttttttaattatcctttttagataaaactatactaaatatattcacgtcaccaaataactgattaaaacataTGGTTTTGCAATAaacaggtctacagtagcctcaacagcaccctggtgtagccggaggacagctatttttcctcctcctctgggcacattgacttcaatacaaaacctaggaggctcatggttctcacaccCTTCCAAATACTTCCACAGTAATTCGAGcgacttccggaggacgtcctccagccTATGAGAGCTCTTGTAGTATGAACTAACATCTTGTCCAttcaatcaaaggatcagatagtgagtctagtactgaaagcataagctacagctaagTGTGGTGAGTAGgtgactcagagagagaaagaccatagctaatttcttcaaaaattaaggagaagcagaacagagagagagagagagagagctacagtggcttgcgaaagtattcacccaccTTGGCCCTTTTTCTATTTTGTAgacttacaacctggaattaaaataaatgtttgggggggttgtatcaaagtcaatactttgtagagccaccttttgcagcaattacagctgaaaGTCTCTTGGGTTATGTCtgtataagcttggcacatctagccactgggattttttcctattcttcaaggcaaaaaTAAATGCTTCCCCTAAAACtacgagtgttgctttagcagtatgcttagggtaattgtcctgctgaaaggtgaacctccgtccatctcaaatctctggaagacaaataGGTTTCCCTcaaaatgtccctgtatttagtgcaATCCATCattccagtccctgccgatgaaaaacatcccctcagcatgatgctgccaccaccatgattcactgtggggatgttgttctcggggtgatgtgaggtgttgggtttgcgccagacacagcattttccttgatggccaaaaagctacattttagtctcatctgaccagtgtAACTTCTTCTATATGGTTgaagagtctcccacatgccttttagcaaacaccaaatgtgttcacttgtttttttttctttaaggAATGGATTTTTTCTGACCACTCTTCCGCAATGCCCAGCtctggagtgtatggcttaaaagTGGTCCTTTGGACAGATACTCCTATCTCTGCTGTGAAGCTttacagctccttcagggttatctttgatcTTTTGGTTGCCTCTGATTAacgccctccttgcctggtccttgAGTttgtgggtggccctctcttggcaggtttgttgtggtgccacaaattgtttaataatggatttaatgatgctccgtgggatgttcaaagtttctgatatatattttttataacccaaccctgatctgtacttctccacaactttgtccctgacctgtttggagagctcattggtcttcatggtgctgcttgcttagtGGTATTGCatactctggggcctttcagaacaggtgtttatatactgagatcatgtgacacttaaagtccacctgtgtgcaatctaactagtTATGCGACTTATGCAGGTAATTGGTTGCAACAAATCtcatttaggggcttcatagcaaagggggtgaaaacatatgcacGTACCACttccctgtttttttttttatttcacttcaccaatttggactattttgtatgtccattacatgaaatccaaataaacatCTATttaaaattacaggttgtaatgcaacaaaataggaaaaacaccaacggggatgaatacttttgcaaggcactgtatatttcatGGTATATTTATTTTCCTCTTCTTTGTTTTCCTTCCACATACTTAGCTAATGCAGCTAATTTAGCTTACTCAACAACCTGACTCAGAGGAATGCtgtttatgttagctagctggctaaggctatccaacactgaaactcttccaagtcaaggtaagctttcacttttataaatgtattgccaCCAGGGGGtcaccggtgtaactgctaaactactTGCTGTACTGCATggctgtactgcatgattgtacaCATGAATTGGATTGTTGGTtaactaacgcgttagttctTGTCTGTTGACTATAACGTTAGTATGGTGACAATGTAGGTTgtggtatgaaggtttggcttggagagGTTTTTGTGCCTGGTCAGACAGCTGTTGTGTACTGAAGGGAAAAATGTGAGTGGAGAGGAGCtggtagatgcgagaaggaataatGCAATGAGAAAAGTGATGATGAtgctgtatgtggctgctatgaaagtgaactgtgtgctCTGATGAACAGGGGTGAATTCCTTCctccgattctgttgcaaaacatttcttaaaacggcaggaggtggtgggggggggggttctacctgaatttgtccaatagaaactaagTTTTACAACTGTTTTGACTAATGACTACACTCCAGTTTAGCTATTTGCAGACAAAAGTGTGCAAGGCCATATTGAATGTATCCACCTTGATTACTCCGATTTGTCTCTCAACCGGTGCACATTATAAACTTTCATTTGTAGGCTAGGTTGttgcaacctcatgatgggtatagggaacatttgagtatttaatttaacctttatttaactaggcaagtcagttaagaacaaattcttatttaaaatgacggcctactccggacaaatccagacgacgctgggccagttgaGCGCCGCccgatgggactcccaatcacagccggatgtgatacagcctggaataccaggtagtagcctaaacctatcgatgttacattgagctgggtaaatggaatatgaatgacagtcatccaatatcctgtaatagaaataaggccatgctcaaaAAAATGACATCTCCCTGACGTTAAACGGCGCCAACCACCACTGCTGGCTGGCATCATGTTTTAAAACCCCTTATGAAAATGATGGCAGTCTAATTGCTACAGTATATTTGCATTTCTTCACCATAGGAGATTTCTCTACCTTCAGTATGGAACAAACTGGCATCAGAGTCAGGGCCAATAGAGTTTAAAAATAAACCTAGACATTGGATAAAGAGAGCTTTTATCTGGTCGAGAGAGAGAATTGTGTTTACAAAGCTAGAGGACTGTTTTAGTAGGTTACTTTTTAACACTTAACAGCAAGGCAAGGGGAATACTTTCCATGTCATTAGCGCTCTTTGAAATATACACTAATGAAAGACAAGCTACTGTCtaagatcttcattgtaaaccTCGCATAAACCACTGAGAAGAACTATAGAAACCAGGAAAATGGACTGAAGAAATGTGAGTGTTAAAACAGTGGTGCCCATACCTGTGGTGTCGGATGCTCCCATGTAGCTCCCAGAAATACTGCCCTCATCAAAGCTCTGGATCTGAcatgaaagaaaacaaataataTAGCTCAATATACATATGTAGTACAACTACAGTTACACCGTTTAATCTGGAAGATGAAGCAATATAATGCAAGAGGTAATTCAAGACATTTCAGTATATTATACCCCTTTCCACAAACGTTAAACCACCAGTATTTTTTAACTTGAAGTGACACTGATATTTACCTCCTCCATCTCAAACGACTCCCTGGCCTCCCCAGGACTTTTCTTTCTGGTTGGAATACCACTGGAGATCAGGGGTGGAtactccttccccacctccagcCTGAGCGCACCCTCCTGGGGGACCGAGTGGGGCTCTGGTGCTTCCGAGGCTAGGCCTTGCTCCTCTACCAGTGGGGTCAGACATATACTCTCAGCCAGGCCCTGTCTGGCTCGTTTCAGATGGGTCCGCCTGTCAGGGGGGCCGGCCAGGGGCTGCTGTAAGTGGGCTACGGGACTGTGGGGAGTTGGGTTTGTGTCCTGGGAGTCCTGGGTCTGGATTTGGGTCTGGCTGAGGGTTTTTCTGGAGACCCGGCGGAGCAGCATgcccatcctcttcctcttctccctggcCTCGGCTGAAGCTAAAGCTGGAACTCCGCTCTCGGAGAGGGAGTCTGTAGACGCACCACCGACCAGGGATGAGAACGCAGTGGTAACCTGCTGCAGCACCTCCAACTGCCTGAACctatctgtgagtgagtgagtgaggtgagagaaggagattGTTAACATTTATCTGTGGTTGACAGATGCAAAGTTGGCAAACCAGCTAACCATGTTATCATTCTTATAGGACCGGTGGAATAAATGCACAGTGTTCtcaccagagacagagaggacactgGAAATACAACAGTTTCAACACAAAGCACAAAAAGAATCCCATGACCATGTTCATGCCAGTAGTTGCCAAGGTTCCTGGAGATAGAACATGTATGTGGCTAGCTTAAACATCATATTACAGCACATTACataactacagtacagtatttgTCAAGTGTATGAAGAGAATGACAGCATGTCAAGGTAACTACAGTATGTTTTCAGTGTTTTAAGAGCATATGACAGAATGTCTGAGTAGTACATTTACAGTGTAACATCACTTACTGCTGACATCAGGGTTCTCTATGTCCATGCGGTTCTTCTGGGCGTCCAGGAACACCTGGATGTTGATTCCCCGGGCGCTGGACTGGTTGTTGATGAAGCGGGCTGGGATCCGTCCAGAGATGTCAGGCTCGTCACAGCCGAAGCCCAGATCTAGTAGGACCTCCTCTGGGTCATCACTCCACAGATTCAGCACATCCATTACACTGGGataacacacaaatgcacacactcaTAAATTCACATGTGCttgcagacacaaacacacacgcaggcaggcatgcaaacgcacgcgcacacacacaagcatgcacgcaCGGAGGGATGCACACTTTCTGTAAACGTACATCACCTCACGGCAGTTATCGCATCGTATGTTGCAATTGCAATCCAGCCTCAGATCCTTACCGCTTCAATTAGGATAAATACTGGTTAACAAAAGAGCGCCTGGAGTTGGCGACATGACTAACCTGAGTGGAGCCGACTGTGCTGAGAAGGCGGAGGTCAAGCTGTTCCACCTGGTGAGAACTGGGCTGGACCTGGAACTCCTGGACCATGACGGAGACACAGACATGATCAtagaaggacaaccgtctctgaATCTAGACTCATATCTTAGGTATGTGTTCCTTTAGCCATTTATTCTTCCAAAGGTGAAGACATGATAGAACACCGCTGCAAACAGTCTCCGATTCTTGTGTCTCCATACAAGCTAgccactcatccttctacagacAAAGACATGATAGAACGCTTTTCTGCATAATACTACAATGCACCATTACAGAATGGAACAATAATCTGTATTAACACTGGTCTCcaaatcacactgtcatctccaCACACAAATTCCTTCATCTAAACCCCGTTTAGAGTTGTCTCTACTGTACACTACGCAACAATAATGTCATATTATTCTCCTCCTCGTCGTGTCATATCTATTTCTATGTCATCACTCTTGTTTCATGCaaaccatcccttcatccatgtctgcgtcccaaatggcaccctattcccgacatAGTGCCATAtagtccctggtcaaaagcagtgcactgtatagggaatagggtgtcattcggGATGGATCCCATCTGTTTCTGTGAAGGTCAGGTGAGTCTCTTATATTTGCATGGTAAATAGGAGTCACTGGCAGGTGGGCATGTATCATGTGAACATTATCCATAACTTATGACAACAACTGTCAATCAAGCCAGCTCCCTTCACTACAAGTCAGTTAATGACAAGTGACTGAAAATTAGCCCTGGGTGAGGGTGTTCAGAGTTTAAACATATTTCATTTTGGATCACATCAATCTAACCTCACTTTGAGAGAAATGGTAGTATTTTTATGGGGTCAATAAAACATTAACTAATTTATGCATAGTAAGTTATCCATAGTAATCATATATGCAAGTTATATATTGGATAACATCACATCAAATGTGAGAGACGCAAATTATTTATACATGGATGTGTAATCTCGCCATGTATAGACCCTCGGTTGCAATTCATTTCAAAACGCCAAAAGTTTGACAGCGACCAGccgacaggacagtagagagggaaAGTTCCTTACCTCAGAAATTCCTGGACGGTCCTCACTCCCTGTTTACCATATAAAGATGCTGAGGAAgagaaaaaaaataacaaatcatCTAGACCTGAAAGCAAACAAGGCTGAATATTTGGAATATCTTGCAATGAATGACAACGAGCTAGTTATCCACTGTGTCTCTGCTAGTCGCAAATGCTAATTCAGCACATCCTGTCTCTGGGATGGCTCTGTTTAGTAGCTATATTAGGCATTAGTGTTCTttcagtcagtgttttctcttgGCTGTCCTCTCCACCTCTATTCAAGGTTGGGACTCCATTTTACCCTGGCATGGTGACAGGGACAAAGTGGTCTGTGCTGCCGGCCGAAGCTTTATTTTATTTCATTACACGGAACCTTTTTTTGTCCAAGAACGTCTCCAAGATTCCAACATCCAACTCTTATTTTCTATCAGGTCTCGTTCCGCAAAGTTCTTCCATCTGAAGAGGAGTTCTAAAATGAGTGTTTGGAAAGTTGGTGATGATGCATGCCATTCCATTGGGTTCTGTTCCGAGCTGACTCCCTAAAGTGCCATGTCATTTGGTGTTACGTAACCAGGTCTCCTGATCCACAGATAAGGTGGTGCTTTTCAAGGCCAAGGGGTACTGAACTGTATATTCCCATCTAACGTCGGAGTTTGGGGTAGCATTCTTTTCAGTTGACTTACCTTTCTGTTGAGTACACTGGCAGTTCCTTGGAGGAGATAAATTAGTCTGTGGGGTGGTCAATCTTTCCTTAGGGTTTAGGACAGCAGTCCCTTTTGGTTGACTGGCCTTTCTAAGTAGCCAATCCCTTTAATATCTTGAGTAGCCGGTCCTGGGAGGAGATAGTGGACAGTCTTGACCAATCTCACCTTGGGTCAGTGTCTGGAATTgaccccctgtcctctctgtaaGGACAGGTTCTTCCtgtgctctctgtctctgaggaAAATACAGTGGTTCATGCCAAATGTCCTTGGCTGTCCCTTCTAAGACATCCTGTCTCCTTctgcttctcctcttcctttACTGTCTCACTGTGGAAGTAATGCTACTGTACATGGATAcgggcactcacacacacacacacacagcccccagtAGGTGTCAGTGAGGACTGGTGAGCATCAGATCCtagctgtgtgtgtatagattTGCTGTGGTGTTTGCCAAAGCTAAGCAGCGTGATTTTCCTTAGCCATGTTTAGGGTGAACTGCCTGGGAGGTGTGTATAGTCCAGACCTGGGCTCAAATACTAGttaatcatttcaaatactttatccGTGCTTGATTGCACTTGCCTGTCTTAATGAACCAATAGAACAGTCCCAAAACCAGAACACAAGGCATTCCAGGCAGGCTAGAGCAAACGCTCAAAGTATTTTGAAGGTTTTCAAccactatttgaacccaggtctggtatgGTCTTCTCCCAGTCTCCCTGAGGCTTTCATCCTGGTCTtaactgtccctccctctgtctactgCTGGATGCTCAGCCCTGAGATTAGCAAGAAGTACAGacaccacctctcctctgccAATATTTTACCCCCTCGCCTAAATACACCAGCCCTCAGCAACATTTTTCTCATTGTGTACCCACTCTCAGACAGCTAAAATGTTCCTCTGAGCACACAGTGGATAAATCATTGTGATGGTTTAAAACCACATAACCTGTTTTTAACTTACTCCTCTGTCCTCGGCTCTACCTGGTGTTCATGTCACCCTAAAAACGACTACAAGATGAAAGATCTATTTACCTTCGATGCCCAACGCTAAGTCATCCTCACTGCTGCCGTTCCTCTTTAAAAGCCCTGTAATATTTTAAACATAAAAACAGAAGAGATTCAGAGAAAACACCAAAGTGTttttactatactatatatattacactgaacaaaaatataaaagaaacatgtaaagtgttggttccatgagctgaaataaaagatcccagaaatgttctattgCACAAAAAGCTTGTTCTTCTAAAATGTTGGGCACAAATttgtttgcatccctgttagtgagcatttctcctttgccaagataatccatccacctgacaggtgtggcatatcaagaagctgattaaacagcatgatcgttacacaggtgcacctcgtgctggggacaataaaaggccactctaaaatgtgcagttttgtcacacaacacaatgccacagatgtctaaagTTAAGGTAGCGTGCAATTGTcctgctgactacaggaatgtccaccagagaattgaatgttaatttctctaccataagcctcctccaacgtaattttagagaatttggcagtatgtccaactggcctcacaaccgcagaccacgtgtaaccgcaccagcccagaacctccacatctggcttcttcacctgtgggatcgtctgagaccagccaaccggaaactgaggagtatttctgtctgtaataaagcccttttgtgggggaaaaaaaacattctgagtggctgggcctggctccccattgggtgggcctggctccccattgGGTGGGCCTGGCTTCCAAGTCGGTGGGCCTATGGCTGCGCCCCtgaccagtcatgtgaaatccatagattagggcctaatgaatttat contains these protein-coding regions:
- the itprid1 gene encoding uncharacterized protein itprid1 isoform X1; its protein translation is MTERVTRMAAEGATEKRANLVASKVMWSNRDDIPMSAPERSHGSDRAGICRQNNVQQWLRSHEADAKPDHTREAAAGLLKRNGSSEDDLALGIEASLYGKQGVRTVQEFLRSSRSSPVLTRWNSLTSAFSAQSAPLSVMDVLNLWSDDPEEVLLDLGFGCDEPDISGRIPARFINNQSSARGINIQVFLDAQKNRMDIENPDVSNRFRQLEVLQQVTTAFSSLVGGASTDSLSESGVPALASAEAREKRKRMGMLLRRVSRKTLSQTQIQTQDSQDTNPTPHSPVAHLQQPLAGPPDRRTHLKRARQGLAESICLTPLVEEQGLASEAPEPHSVPQEGALRLEVGKEYPPLISSGIPTRKKSPGEARESFEMEEIQSFDEGSISGSYMGASDTTAVCVMRTNSCQSDSSGFLEEPFIPSITQHPSPGPELMKALSGISGGSTDSQITVKGASPPSSPPSTSLDPFPPSLSTCHPRPESPLYRPETTSPTEETPRHQDSPTPHSLLSDALEMTNSAFGARPSLMENTVTEEDGFSSACCAPCHKPDSPLRHVIIIMKTDRETEHFTLESEEADPIGGEEKAIAEQSGNVQTGTEAVGDQDTDCYGSHEGSLMDSVALVQMKKEMKMEVEISSGLEGPVLGPVAVPEVVDQGSETGSVCQDRSSEDPLLGSDPNLSAVLSPASPLPPAEPLSASCLPTAELLSASSPPPVHWETGGSEISEASSSLVVQEPVPPLNQPTNPSTDLPPGPALTSPSEQVSLPSPASSPPPSPSPASCPHQPPASAFLAASNSSPTQSHSPIPNHSLSALTTTPILSSIPNSPSAHSLTVAPSQAPTPLVPHSGAFRSGRSVSVQMPSSLPSVSHSALRRGAVPHTPSPLGPSFEPLPLTDLMIRQRRNSFSRKAWSDADVSHFAEHRNTAVAMGKADMTPETISLPSPCPSPSMSSSNRWLSRDGSRRSGSFQMKSTSLDTGLWQEEVGEEVGDEDRRWERALFSGLSCCCSCDNRCRCCSQNNCHKPSSVSAFPYSLDELEGMMHCMRKFRCVLTDIEEQLSEDQASVYSSLSDTDREEVRDVLELRKAVKREAGELELQLTDLVHRYDDSFKMKMHRLLDEQSHLYTQLRLLPLIPTTTSTPGSASSRSMATQCCLLPWLPLTDMSRPRPSSQATWDLESRSALPDSGSMGQRLKHGSTGTKPDKLDIVGFIQRLKESIRHSVNTDSLE
- the itprid1 gene encoding uncharacterized protein itprid1 isoform X4; this translates as MDVLNLWSDDPEEVLLDLGFGCDEPDISGRIPARFINNQSSARGINIQVFLDAQKNRMDIENPDVSNRFRQLEVLQQVTTAFSSLVGGASTDSLSESGVPALASAEAREKRKRMGMLLRRVSRKTLSQTQIQTQDSQDTNPTPHSPVAHLQQPLAGPPDRRTHLKRARQGLAESICLTPLVEEQGLASEAPEPHSVPQEGALRLEVGKEYPPLISSGIPTRKKSPGEARESFEMEEIQSFDEGSISGSYMGASDTTAVCVMRTNSCQSDSSGFLEEPFIPSITQHPSPGPELMKALSGISGGSTDSQITVKGASPPSSPPSTSLDPFPPSLSTCHPRPESPLYRPETTSPTEETPRHQDSPTPHSLLSDALEMTNSAFGARPSLMENTVTEEDGFSSACCAPCHKPDSPLRHVIIIMKTDRETEHFTLESEEADPIGGEEKAIAEQSGNVQTGTEAVGDQDTDCYGSHEGSLMDSVALVQMKKEMKMEVEISSGLEGPVLGPVAVPEVVDQGSETGSVCQDRSSEDPLLGSDPNLSAVLSPASPLPPAEPLSASCLPTAELLSASSPPPVHWETGGSEISEASSSLVVQEPVPPLNQPTNPSTDLPPGPALTSPSEQVSLPSPASSPPPSPSPASCPHQPPASAFLAASNSSPTQSHSPIPNHSLSALTTTPILSSIPNSPSAHSLTVAPSQAPTPLVPHSGAFRSGRSVSVQMPSSLPSVSHSALRRGAVPHTPSPLGPSFEPLPLTDLMIRQRRNSFSRKAWSDADVSHFAEHRNTAVAMGKADMTPETISLPSPCPSPSMSSSNRWLSRDGSRRSGSFQMKSTSLDTGLWQEEVGEEVGDEDRRWERALFSGLSCCCSCDNRCRCCSQNNCHKPSSVSAFPYSLDELEGMMHCMRKFRCVLTDIEEQLSEDQASVYSSLSDTDREEVRDVLELRKAVKREAGELELQLTDLVHRYDDSFKMKMHRLLDEQSHLYTQLRLLPLIPTTTSTPGSASSRSMATQCCLLPWLPLTDMSRPRPSSQATWDLESRSALPDSGSMGQRLKHGSTGTKPDKLDIVGFIQRLKESIRHSVNTDSLE